A genomic window from Solanum dulcamara chromosome 11, daSolDulc1.2, whole genome shotgun sequence includes:
- the LOC129873654 gene encoding uncharacterized protein LOC129873654 has translation MADLVKQILTKPIQLADQVIKAADEASSFKQECTDLRSKTEKLVALLRQAARAGNDLYERPTRRIIDDTEQVLEKALALVLKCRAHGLVKRVFTIIPAAQFRKMSSQLENSIGDVSWLLRVSASADERADDCLGLPPIAANEPILCLIWEQIAILYTGSVDDRSDAANSLVSLARDNDRYGKLIIEEGGVGPLLKLLKEGKSEGQENAARAIGLLGRDPESVEHMIHAGVCSVFAKILKEGPMKVQAVVAWAVSELASHYPKCQDLFHQHNTIRLLVSHLAFETVQEHSKYAIVSKATSIHHAVVLASNTNGNAHDTVNKVIEDEDKNHSLSHPLGNKKPNHMHSVVATAMKGQIKQPQQNPVNGLNQTSQTKVNGNNSQKQNQVHHHNQHSLSSSGLTNKGRELEDPATKADMKAMAARALWKLAKGNSPICRSITESRALLCFAVLLEKGPDDVQYDSAMAIMEITSVAEIDAELRRSAFKPNSSACKAVVDQLLRIIEQADSDLLVPCVKAIGSLARTFRATETRMITPLVKLLDEREAEISKEAAIALTKFASSVNYLHLDHSKAIISAGGAKHLIQLVYFGEQIVQSPALLLLCYIALHVPDSEELAQAEVLTVLEWASKQSYLIQDEDVESLLQEAKSRLELYQSRGSRGFH, from the coding sequence ATGGCGGACCTAGTGAAGCAGATCTTGACAAAGCCGATCCAATTAGCAGACCAGGTGATAAAGGCCGCCGATGAGGCAAGTTCGTTCAAGCAAGAATGTACTGATCTCAGGTCCAAAACTGAGAAACTTGTGGCCCTTCTCCGTCAGGCTGCACGCGCCGGAAACGACCTTTATGAACGGCCCACGCGTCGGATCATTGACGACACTGAACAAGTTCTTGAAAAAGCTTTGGCTCTTGTGCTCAAGTGCAGAGCTCATGGACTTGTCAAGCGAGTTTTTACCATCATCCCTGCTGCACAATTCCGTAAAATGTCTTCCCAGTTGGAAAACTCCATTGGTGACGTGTCGTGGCTTCTCCGTGTATCGGCTTCAGCTGATGAACGAGCCGATGACTGTTTGGGTCTCCCTCCTATTGCTGCTAACGAGCCCATTTTATGCCTTATTTGGGAGCAGATCGCCATTTTGTACACGGGGAGTGTTGATGACAGATCAGACGCGGCCAATTCGCTTGTTTCTTTAGCCAGAGATAATGACCGGTACGGGAAATTGATTATTGAAGAAGGCGGAGTTGGGCCATTGCTGAAGTTGTTGAAAGAAGGGAAATCAGAGGGTCAGGAGAATGCTGCGAGGGCAATTGGTCTTCTTGGACGTGACCCAGAAAGCGTCGAACACATGATACATGCTGGGGTTTGCTCAGTATTTGCGAAAATCCTCAAAGAAGGTCCTATGAAGGTTCAAGCAGTGGTGGCTTGGGCAGTATCTGAGCTTGCTTCTCATTATCCCAAATGTCAAGATCTTTTTCACCAGCATAATACAATTCGATTGCTGGTTAGTCATCTTGCTTTCGAGACAGTTCAGGAACATAGCAAATACGCCATTGTCAGCAAAGCCACATCGATTCACCACGCTGTTGTCTTGGCTAGTAATACCAATGGTAATGCTCATGATACTGTGAATAAGGTGATTGAGGATGAAGACAAAAATCATTCTCTTTCACATCCACTGGGGAATAAGAAGCCTAATCATATGCACAGTGTGGTTGCTACGGCAATGAAGGGTCAAATAAAACAGCCTCAGCAGAATCCTGTGAATGGTTTAAACCAGACAAGTCAGACCAAGGTTAATGGAAATAACAGTCAGAAGCAAAATCAAGTGCACCACCACAACCAGCATAGTTTATCTTCATCTGGTCTGACTAATAAAGGGAGAGAACTAGAGGACCCTGCTACCAAGGCTGATATGAAGGCAATGGCTGCAAGAGCACTATGGAAACTTGCCAAGGGAAATTCGCCCATTTGTCGTAGTATCACTGAATCAAGAGCATTGCTTTGTTTTGCAGTACTGTTAGAGAAAGGACCTGACGATGTTCAGTACGATTCTGCTATGGCAATAATGGAAATAACATCCGTGGCAGAAATAGATGCTGAGTTGAGAAGGTCAGCCTTCAAGCCTAATTCTTCTGCCTGCAAAGCTGTTGTTGATCAATTGCTAAGAATCATTGAACAAGCTGATTCAGATCTGCTTGTTCCATGTGTTAAAGCTATCGGAAGTTTGGCCAGGACTTTTCGAGCTACAGAGACAAGGATGATTACTCCATTAGTAAAACTGCTGGATGAGCGAGAAGCAGAGATTTCTAAGGAAGCTGCCATTGCCCTCACAAAATTTGCTAGCTCGGTGAATTACCTTCACCTTGATCATTCCAAGGCAATCATCAGCGCTGGAGGGGCAAAACATCTGATCCAACTTGTTTACTTTGGTGAACAAATAGTTCAGAGTCCTGCATTGCTTTTGCTATGCTACATTGCATTGCACGTCCCTGATAGCGAAGAGCTTGCTCAAGCTGAGGTGCTTACAGTTCTTGAATGGGCATCAAAACAGTCCTACTtgattcaagatgaagatgtgGAGTCTTTACTGCAGGAAGCTAAAAGCAGGCTGGAACTCTATCAGTCCAGAGGCTCAAGGGGATTCCATTAA